CATACGGAAGTTTCAATTCATCACTATATTGCTGTACTTCCCACCATTGACCTCGTTCATAAGCAATAACTACATTCAACACCGTATTTAAGGTATTTTTTCCTCCCAACAGCGCCTGTTTCACTTCTTCGGCAACGGGCAAGTATTCTAAAATATCCGCCAGCGACTTGCCTATAAATACATCCAGCAACGAAAACAAGCCTACAAAAAAGAATTGCTCCACTGCCATCCTGCATTGGGGCAAGCAAGCCGCAATCAATTCACAATGCCTTCCTCTTAACACGGACACATGCAACACTTCAGAAGGTTGATCCTGTCCCAAATTACGCAAGGTCACCAAGGCCAGCCATTTTGCCAATTCACGCTGTCCAAGCAGAACTGCGGCATGACGAATCGATTGAATCGGCGAGCGAAAGCTAAAAAATGCCGAATTAACATACTTTAAAAGCAAAAACGTTAATGACATATCACGTTTAACAATTTCTTCAAACCTTTTCAAATCAACATTCTCGGCATAAAGTTCTTTCAACAGCCGCAAATGCTGAATGCTCGCCAACGGCATTTCTTTTTGCGATAAAATAATTGGTTTTTGAAAAAAATAACCTTGAAAATAAGCATATCCTTGTTTGCGCGCCTGCATAAATTCTTCTTTAGTCTCTATCTTTTCCGCCAAATATTCCGGCTGGTAAACACCCTGGCGCAGCAAATAATTTCTAGCATCATGACTTTCAGGGTTTTTAAAGTCAATTTTTATAATATCGGCGATTCTAGCCAGAGGCAGCCATGCCGGAGAGGGTAAAAAATCATCTAAAACAACCCAGTATCCTTCTTGTTTAAGCTTTAAACAAGCCTGCAGCACTGTCTCGTTGGGTGTAACCGTCTCTAAAATTTCTACTGCCAGGATATGGGAAGGCAATAATTGCGGAACTTCTTGCAGCAATAAGGCTTCATTAAAATTCACAAAAGCCCGTTTCCCTTCGGCAATGGTATCAATGCCCATTTGCAAAAAAACATTGGTGAGTACGTCGGTAGTGGCTTGGTTATCATCAATCGGTTCGGCACGATTGAGCATGCCATTGCGATAAAGCAGTTCATACGCCACTACCTCAATTTTACTGTCGAAAATAGGTTGTCTGGCAACAAAAACCTCCATGACATCCCCATCCTTTATCTTTTATCTTTTATCTTTTATAGCGGTGAAAGACTGTTGAACTGCGGCGGAACAATTTGCACCGGCTTAAGTGGGGAACTCGCCGCCAAAACGACGCGTTCATTATCCAACGACTGAAGATATAGCAAGCGTTTTGCATCTTGCCCCCAGGCAACAAGCCGGCAAAAGCCACCATCGCTTAATTCAAGCCACTCGCCAAGTAAGTTAGCCCGCATTACCGCCAAAAATGCTTGACCGTAGTCGGCATCTAACCACCCAGCCGCCATATCACTCCTAATTTCTGTTAAAGCTGCAAACGGATTATATTGAACTCCATAATTTTTTTGCGAGGTCATGGCGTCATATACATCTGCGATTGCAATGATCCGTGCAAAGACATGTGTCTTTTCGCTATGCGTATGCAGCGGATAGCCGCTTCCATCCAGACGTTCATGGTGCTGAAGAACGCCCATCAATATAGGCAGATCAAACGCATGCTGCCGTTGTAAAAAACGAAAACCCAATAAGGCATGGAGACGAACTTTTTCTTTTTTCGCTTAGCGGTTCTTTTTTTCCTAAAACATCCAAAGAAATCCGAAGTCTACCCACATCGTGCAACAATGCCGACAATGTCAGTTCTTTTAGGCGCTCATCCGAAAACTGGCATTGCCTAGCTATCAGAATGGAAAGCAAAGTCACATGCAGCGAATGATGAAAAATATAGGGCCCTTGGCGAGGGTGACAGAAAATATAGCGCAATAAAGACGGAGAAGAATCAGAAAAAGCCAGTATTTCCTCCACTAATTCTTCTAAAATATCGTGCTCAATATCTCCATGAAGCCTGGCCAAGGAGTACAGTTTTTTCATTTTGGCCAACAAGGCAAGATACAAACCGCGCCCACTCACTTGGCTTTTTTCATTCCAAAACGCTTCCCATAAGTCAAGCGACTCTTTAGCAACCACCACTTCCTCCGTCTTGGGGTTTTCAGTTATGCTTATTGGCTTTTCCTCTTCACTCTCTTTTTTCGTTTCTATTTCCTGCGTCTGATTCCAAATTTCAACTTCGGAAATCAGCATGCGTTGCAATAGCAAAATATGCTTTTTCGATAAGCAAACATTAACGCCTAGTAACATCTTTCCATTAAAATCATATATGGGCGATGCCAACTTCATTCCTACTTGCAAGTCATCTACACTGCAAGAAGTTCTCTGAAATGATGCCATTATGCAGTCCCCTTAAAAAGTTCCTTCTTTTTATAAATTTTGCAACCTAGCCGCTACTTCGTTGTAAAGTTCTTGCATCCCGATCCCCAGCAGCGAGGCAGCACCAACTACAGCAAGAAAAAGCAGCAACAGAATTAAGGAATATTCTACACTTGTCTGTCCCTTGTTATCTAAAAAAGAGCTAAACAAATCCATATTCTTCCGCCGCCCTTTCTTTTGCCAATTTGCAAAACTTTTTCTACTTTACCCGCTCCTAGTATACTTTCCTATATATTAACAGATTATTCCATCAATATATAGGCATTCCATTTACCCAAATAAGAAAAGCAGCCTCTCCTGAACTGCCCCCCATGTTAGATTTTTTAGGTCTAACTTTTGAGAGCCAGTTCATTCTGAGGCTGCTTTTACTATTTGTTCCCTAATCTTTTAAGTGATATGGAACCGTACTGACGATCACATTAGTTTTCCAAATCAGCGCGTTGCGCAGAAACAAGCCAGTCTGTCCATGCAAAAAGCGATGCCACGGCCTGCTGGTTTCAAACTCTGGAATGATAACCGTAATATAGTCGTCAGGACCTTTTTCGCGTTCCTTCTTTTCAATAAACTGGATCAGTGGCCGCATGAGCAACCGGAAGGGAGAACGGATGATTTTTAGCTCCACTCCAGGATCCCACAGCTGCCATTTTTCGCGCAGCTTCTTTTCCGCTTCTGCGTTATCGGCAATATTGACGGCAATAATATTATCACCAATCGTTTTAGCATATTTGATGGTGTTGTAAACCACCCGCGTCGGCGTAGCCACAGGCACAATGATAATGTGCTTACCCCTAGGAAAAACCGCAGCGCCTTTGTTGTAGCTCTCCTCTGGCAGGTGAAGCTGGTCCGCCACTACATTATAGTGCGCCCTCACAGCTTTGAAGATATAAATCATGATCGGAATAAAAACTAAGACGATCCAGGCCCCGTAGAGAAACTTCGTCGCCGTAATGACTGCTACTATAACACCGGTAACAGTCGCTCCCAA
This genomic window from uncultured Anaeromusa sp. contains:
- a CDS encoding HDOD domain-containing protein, translating into MEVFVARQPIFDSKIEVVAYELLYRNGMLNRAEPIDDNQATTDVLTNVFLQMGIDTIAEGKRAFVNFNEALLLQEVPQLLPSHILAVEILETVTPNETVLQACLKLKQEGYWVVLDDFLPSPAWLPLARIADIIKIDFKNPESHDARNYLLRQGVYQPEYLAEKIETKEEFMQARKQGYAYFQGYFFQKPIILSQKEMPLASIQHLRLLKELYAENVDLKRFEEIVKRDMSLTFLLLKYVNSAFFSFRSPIQSIRHAAVLLGQRELAKWLALVTLRNLGQDQPSEVLHVSVLRGRHCELIAACLPQCRMAVEQFFFVGLFSLLDVFIGKSLADILEYLPVAEEVKQALLGGKNTLNTVLNVVIAYERGQWWEVQQYSDELKLPYDQLAPTYISAICWEQELFRNKS
- a CDS encoding HD domain-containing phosphohydrolase, with translation MGFRFLQRQHAFDLPILMGVLQHHERLDGSGYPLHTHSEKTHVFARIIAIADVYDAMTSQKNYGVQYNPFAALTEIRSDMAAGWLDADYGQAFLAVMRANLLGEWLELSDGGFCRLVAWGQDAKRLLYLQSLDNERVVLAASSPLKPVQIVPPQFNSLSPL